Proteins from a single region of Streptomyces vinaceus:
- a CDS encoding NUDIX domain-containing protein yields the protein MHSENTAIEEPAAARGAVAIITNRRGELLLHLRDDLPEIAWPAHWSVMGGGCDPGESPADAIIRELDEEAGLIPENLTELFEVTDHRGSGQIITFFSGFWDGDETDLLLAEGVKLQFFAPDYLDILTIPPFIRDGIYRYLAARPS from the coding sequence ATGCACTCCGAGAACACCGCCATCGAGGAGCCGGCCGCCGCCCGCGGAGCCGTCGCGATCATCACCAACCGTCGCGGCGAACTCCTCCTCCACCTCCGCGATGACCTTCCCGAGATCGCCTGGCCCGCGCACTGGTCCGTCATGGGCGGCGGCTGCGACCCCGGAGAGTCCCCTGCCGACGCGATCATCCGCGAACTCGACGAAGAAGCGGGCCTGATCCCGGAGAACCTGACCGAGCTGTTCGAGGTCACCGACCACCGCGGCTCCGGGCAGATCATCACCTTCTTCTCCGGCTTCTGGGACGGCGACGAGACGGATCTCCTTCTCGCAGAGGGCGTCAAGCTCCAGTTCTTCGCCCCCGACTACCTCGACATCCTCACGATCCCGCCGTTCATCCGGGACGGGATCTACCGCTATCTGGCCGCCAGGCCCTCCTGA
- a CDS encoding asparagine synthetase B family protein: protein MCGIAGLAGGDAIRHEKTVAAMGDSQHYRGPDGTMHTAARDGRAVLAMNTLLIVDPQAMPGPYLDRDTGILLAFNGEIYNWRQQAAAWGIEVSERESDAHFLLRAWAKIGPSCLDGMDGMFAISVYDPRTAKLFLARDRLGEKPLYWRLDGGRLAFASEVTTLTGYGPAPLVLRPEVTAIETPTGVDTPFQGIQLLAPATLLSFDVTTGSIDQMTWWHLEDRAPYAGTYDEALARFSTILAEQIPLRAPACDFALLLSGGLDSAVLAYLMRPPVCVTVRYPGQDRLDESFTAAVIARDIKAELVVVEPDHVDFTTALPHMMRALDYPMGNASTFSEHMAYRKIADLGLRVAIGGLGPDEFLMGYVRQALVLFGPDAVMSAGLDAYRPLAAKLMHAAGEPLDPAEAVTRLILRGPDPDGRLRDLVADAMARAGGDLARGLTLADLATAWRPLVMTSDKLASAYALERRSPYLARDLVEFAYRLPVDYKITDPAQGKRILRDAAKSLGLPREVWASRDKLGFASPVPSWLNGNLAAWADTQIRMALTDAPHAFRRLLEGGLKPGGRFDRTRMQALMAAAWFSDQTVRAAA, encoded by the coding sequence ATGTGCGGAATCGCAGGACTGGCCGGAGGCGACGCCATCCGGCACGAGAAGACCGTCGCCGCCATGGGCGACTCGCAGCACTACCGCGGCCCGGACGGCACCATGCACACCGCCGCCCGGGACGGGCGGGCGGTGCTGGCCATGAACACCCTCCTGATCGTCGACCCGCAGGCCATGCCCGGCCCCTACCTGGACCGGGATACCGGCATCCTGCTGGCCTTCAACGGGGAGATTTACAACTGGCGGCAGCAGGCCGCCGCCTGGGGCATCGAGGTGAGCGAGCGGGAGTCGGACGCCCACTTCCTGCTGCGGGCCTGGGCCAAGATCGGCCCGTCCTGCCTGGACGGCATGGACGGCATGTTCGCCATCTCCGTCTACGACCCGCGGACCGCGAAGCTGTTCCTGGCCCGCGACCGGCTCGGGGAGAAGCCGCTCTACTGGCGGCTGGACGGCGGCCGGCTCGCGTTCGCCTCCGAGGTCACCACCCTGACTGGCTACGGGCCGGCCCCGCTGGTCTTACGGCCCGAGGTCACCGCGATCGAGACCCCGACCGGGGTCGACACACCGTTTCAGGGGATCCAGCTGCTGGCCCCGGCCACCCTGCTGTCCTTCGACGTCACCACCGGCTCGATCGACCAGATGACCTGGTGGCACCTGGAGGACCGGGCCCCCTACGCCGGCACCTACGACGAGGCCCTGGCCAGGTTCTCCACGATCCTGGCCGAGCAGATCCCGCTCAGGGCCCCGGCCTGCGACTTCGCCCTCCTCCTCTCCGGCGGGCTGGACTCGGCGGTGCTGGCCTACCTGATGCGGCCCCCGGTCTGCGTCACCGTCCGCTACCCCGGGCAGGACCGCCTGGACGAGTCCTTCACCGCCGCCGTGATCGCGCGGGACATCAAGGCCGAGCTGGTGGTGGTCGAGCCCGACCACGTCGACTTCACCACCGCTCTGCCGCACATGATGCGGGCCCTGGACTACCCGATGGGGAACGCGTCCACCTTCTCCGAGCACATGGCCTACCGGAAGATCGCCGACCTCGGCCTGCGGGTCGCAATCGGCGGGCTTGGGCCGGACGAGTTCTTGATGGGCTACGTCCGCCAGGCCCTGGTCCTCTTCGGTCCCGACGCCGTCATGAGCGCCGGCCTGGACGCTTACCGGCCGCTGGCCGCCAAGCTCATGCACGCGGCCGGCGAGCCCCTGGACCCGGCGGAGGCGGTGACCCGGCTGATCCTGCGGGGCCCGGACCCCGACGGCCGTCTCCGCGACCTCGTCGCCGACGCGATGGCCCGCGCGGGCGGGGATCTCGCCCGCGGCCTGACGCTGGCGGACTTGGCGACGGCCTGGAGGCCGCTGGTGATGACCAGCGACAAACTCGCCTCCGCCTACGCGCTCGAACGCCGGTCCCCCTACCTCGCCCGCGACCTCGTCGAGTTCGCCTACCGGCTGCCCGTCGACTACAAGATCACCGATCCGGCCCAGGGCAAACGGATCCTGCGGGACGCCGCGAAGTCACTCGGCCTGCCCCGCGAGGTCTGGGCCAGCCGCGACAAGCTCGGCTTCGCCTCCCCGGTCCCCTCCTGGCTCAACGGCAACCTCGCGGCCTGGGCCGATACCCAGATCCGCATGGCTCTCACCGACGCCCCGCACGCTTTCCGCCGCCTCCTCGAGGGGGGTTTGAAGCCCGGCGGCCGGTTCGACCGCACCCGGATGCAGGCCCTCATGGCAGCCGCATGGTTTTCGGACCAGACGGTGAGGGCTGCCGCGTGA